Proteins from a genomic interval of Ignavibacteriales bacterium:
- a CDS encoding alpha-L-fucosidase codes for MPLKKLLLSWFVASALVTPALSQSLLPVETDQHKTERMQWWTEARFGMFIHWGLYSLPARHEWVKNNEHITDEDYQKYFDVFNPDLYNPREWAQMAKAAGMKYFVITAKHHEGFCLWDSRYTDYKATKTPYGKDLLKQVVQAFREEGLKVGFYYSLLDWHHPDYTVDRNHPMYSNEEYKKKASGRDMQKYREYLFNQVREILTNFGTIDCLFLDYSFPKGKDGRGRIDWDSEQLLKMVRELQPNIIVNDRLDLDDVPGGWDFKTPEQFIPREWITVNGKKVPWETCQTFSDSWGYYRDEEGWKSPQQLVALLVETVSKGGNLLLNVGPTSRGTFDERAKSRLREIGSWMKLHNRSIYGCTQAPPEFKAPDNCLLTYNPRTKRVYIHVLSWPLGNLFLNGFGGKIQYAQLLHDGSEVQFGKADRPFQNKLDNISSETVILKLPVKKPDPVVPVIEVFLK; via the coding sequence ATGCCTCTCAAGAAGCTCCTGCTTTCCTGGTTTGTAGCGTCAGCGCTTGTTACCCCGGCTCTTTCCCAGTCACTTCTCCCGGTCGAGACAGACCAGCACAAAACCGAGCGGATGCAATGGTGGACCGAGGCCCGGTTTGGGATGTTCATCCACTGGGGGCTCTATTCGCTTCCCGCCCGCCACGAGTGGGTCAAGAACAACGAACACATCACCGATGAAGACTATCAGAAGTACTTCGACGTCTTCAATCCCGACCTCTACAATCCCAGGGAGTGGGCTCAGATGGCCAAGGCTGCCGGGATGAAGTACTTTGTCATCACGGCGAAACACCATGAAGGGTTCTGTCTGTGGGATTCGAGGTACACCGATTACAAGGCGACAAAAACGCCCTATGGCAAGGATCTTCTGAAACAAGTGGTGCAGGCATTCCGCGAAGAAGGACTCAAGGTGGGCTTCTATTACTCGCTTCTCGATTGGCATCATCCCGATTACACGGTCGATCGCAATCACCCGATGTATTCGAATGAAGAATACAAGAAGAAGGCCTCCGGAAGGGACATGCAGAAGTACAGGGAGTACCTCTTCAATCAGGTCCGTGAGATCCTGACAAATTTTGGCACAATCGACTGCCTTTTTCTCGACTACTCCTTCCCGAAAGGAAAGGATGGCAGAGGGCGCATCGACTGGGATTCGGAACAACTGCTAAAGATGGTACGTGAACTTCAGCCGAACATCATCGTCAACGATCGGTTGGATCTGGACGATGTTCCCGGCGGATGGGATTTCAAGACCCCGGAGCAGTTCATTCCACGCGAATGGATCACCGTGAATGGAAAGAAAGTTCCGTGGGAGACTTGTCAGACGTTTTCTGATTCCTGGGGATACTACCGCGATGAAGAAGGGTGGAAGAGCCCGCAGCAATTGGTCGCTCTGCTTGTTGAAACAGTAAGCAAAGGAGGAAATCTTCTGCTGAATGTAGGGCCGACTTCCCGCGGCACATTTGATGAACGGGCGAAGAGCCGACTGCGTGAGATCGGGAGCTGGATGAAGCTCCACAACCGTTCGATTTATGGCTGCACGCAAGCACCTCCGGAATTCAAGGCGCCGGACAACTGTCTCCTGACCTACAATCCGCGGACAAAACGCGTTTACATTCACGTCTTGAGCTGGCCGCTCGGTAATCTCTTTCTGAACGGCTTCGGCGGAAAGATACAGTATGCGCAGCTCCTCCATGACGGTTCAGAGGTCCAGTTCGGCAAGGCGGACCGGCCGTTCCAGAACAAGCTGGACAATATTTCGTCCGAGACGGTCATTTTGAAACTCCCCGTCAAGAAACCCGATCCGGTTGTGCCCGTGATCGAAGTCTTTCTGAAGTAG
- a CDS encoding sugar porter family MFS transporter: MTDDRKLQENFNSRFIALVTVVAALGGLLFGYDTAVIAGAIGFLQSHFQLDPAMKGWAAASALLGCVIGVSFAGIFSDRMGRKKTLVLSGVLFLASAIGTAVPNEFWLFVLFRMLGGIGVGVASMASPMYIAEITPAHIRGRMVSVNQFAIVTGMLIIYFVNYFIARGGDEVWNISTGWRWMFASGAIPSAIFLILLFLVPESPRWLIEKGLKEKARGILAQIGGSTYADSEARSIEATLDQEVESIGQLFRTGWRKVMILGIGLAVLQQVTGINVFMYYAPEIFKKLGSGADAALLQTIVVGAVNLAFTIVAIWTVDRLGRKPLMIIGSIGMGISLVAMGLAAQFSVVSLWVLLCILAYIACFALSVGPVTWVILSEIYPTRIRGRALSIATFFLWGANFIVSQTFPMMDENPALIAQFNHGFPFYIYAIFCVALVLLVWKAVPETKGHSLEEIEKFWNLPQSSTSSKG; this comes from the coding sequence ATGACAGACGATCGCAAGCTTCAAGAGAATTTCAACTCACGCTTCATCGCCCTCGTAACCGTAGTCGCTGCGCTCGGCGGGCTCCTCTTCGGGTACGACACCGCCGTCATTGCCGGTGCGATCGGTTTCCTTCAATCGCACTTTCAGCTTGACCCGGCGATGAAGGGATGGGCGGCTGCGAGCGCTCTCCTTGGCTGCGTCATCGGCGTATCCTTCGCCGGGATCTTCAGCGACCGGATGGGCAGGAAGAAGACTCTGGTTCTATCAGGAGTTCTGTTTCTCGCTTCCGCCATCGGCACAGCTGTGCCAAATGAATTCTGGTTGTTTGTCCTCTTCCGGATGCTCGGAGGAATAGGCGTCGGTGTCGCGTCGATGGCTTCACCGATGTACATCGCGGAAATCACGCCTGCCCACATTCGCGGACGGATGGTCTCGGTCAATCAATTCGCGATTGTCACGGGCATGCTCATCATCTACTTTGTGAACTATTTTATCGCCCGGGGGGGTGATGAAGTATGGAACATCTCGACTGGCTGGCGCTGGATGTTCGCATCAGGGGCCATTCCATCGGCGATCTTCCTTATACTCCTCTTCCTCGTACCTGAAAGTCCAAGGTGGCTCATCGAAAAGGGACTCAAAGAGAAGGCGCGCGGGATTCTTGCTCAAATAGGGGGGAGCACCTATGCCGACTCCGAGGCCCGGTCGATTGAAGCGACATTGGACCAGGAAGTCGAGTCAATCGGGCAACTGTTCCGGACAGGCTGGCGTAAAGTGATGATCCTCGGGATCGGGCTGGCGGTTCTTCAGCAGGTTACCGGCATCAACGTCTTCATGTACTACGCTCCGGAGATTTTCAAGAAACTCGGCTCAGGAGCGGACGCCGCCCTGCTTCAAACGATTGTGGTCGGCGCCGTAAACCTCGCCTTCACGATCGTGGCAATATGGACCGTTGATCGTCTGGGCCGCAAGCCGTTGATGATCATTGGCTCCATCGGAATGGGAATCTCGCTGGTTGCGATGGGACTGGCGGCGCAATTCTCCGTCGTCTCGCTCTGGGTCCTCCTCTGCATCCTGGCCTACATCGCGTGTTTTGCGCTTTCAGTCGGACCCGTAACGTGGGTGATACTATCAGAAATCTATCCGACACGAATTCGGGGCCGGGCGTTATCGATTGCGACGTTCTTCCTCTGGGGAGCAAACTTCATTGTCTCCCAGACATTTCCGATGATGGACGAAAATCCGGCCCTCATCGCTCAGTTCAACCACGGATTCCCTTTCTATATCTATGCGATATTCTGTGTGGCTCTTGTCCTTCTCGTCTGGAAAGCTGTGCCGGAGACAAAGGGGCATTCACTCGAAGAGATCGAGAAATTCTGGAACCTGCCTCAATCTTCGACATCCTCAAAAGGATAA
- a CDS encoding alpha-L-fucosidase, which translates to MKIAFYCLIGLTCMTLPLLAQEREENYVREKDPLVLAKLEQWQDYKLGLLMTWGTYSQWGIVESWSLCGEDEGWCERRGPYANDYAAYKKAYENLRTTFNPLKFDPQRWAEAASEAGMRYVIFTTKHHDGFCMFETKTTDYKITSPEGAFHTNPKANVAKEIFDAFRSKGLAAGVYYSKPDWHSPEYWWPYFPTPDRHVNYDPAKYPDRWKRFKDYTYTQLEELMTGYGPIDILWFDGAWVRPLNNMPKEFESWGKKNNWDQDIDMGRITKMAHQHQPGVLVVDRWVNGQYENYLTPENKVPEKALSVPWESCITMATSWSYVKTDRYKSVRELVQLLVDVVAKGGNLLLNIGPSPEGEWSPDAYDRLKGMAAWMKVNSEAIYGTRAIAPFKEGKVCLTKKRDGGAAYAIYLPDSKEDRPPRTIALKGFQPAPGAEVTMLGVLGALRWKLEGKGVVIEIPDRVQQTPPCDHAWVIKVSKAM; encoded by the coding sequence ATGAAAATCGCATTCTATTGTTTGATCGGTCTCACATGCATGACTCTGCCGCTGCTGGCCCAGGAGCGAGAAGAGAATTACGTCCGGGAGAAAGACCCTCTCGTTCTGGCGAAGCTGGAGCAATGGCAGGACTACAAGCTCGGCTTGTTGATGACGTGGGGCACCTACAGTCAATGGGGGATTGTGGAATCATGGTCTCTGTGCGGAGAGGACGAGGGGTGGTGTGAGCGTCGAGGTCCTTATGCGAACGACTACGCCGCCTACAAGAAGGCATATGAAAATCTCAGAACCACTTTCAACCCCTTGAAATTCGATCCGCAACGGTGGGCGGAAGCCGCGAGCGAGGCGGGGATGCGCTATGTCATCTTCACCACGAAGCACCACGATGGGTTCTGTATGTTCGAAACGAAGACGACGGACTACAAGATCACCTCGCCCGAGGGTGCATTCCATACAAACCCGAAGGCAAATGTTGCAAAGGAGATATTCGACGCCTTTCGGAGCAAAGGGCTCGCGGCGGGCGTCTATTACTCCAAACCGGATTGGCACTCGCCCGAATACTGGTGGCCGTATTTTCCAACTCCTGATCGGCATGTCAATTATGACCCTGCCAAATATCCCGACCGATGGAAGCGATTCAAGGACTACACATACACCCAACTTGAAGAGTTGATGACAGGCTATGGGCCGATCGATATCCTCTGGTTTGACGGCGCGTGGGTCCGACCACTCAACAACATGCCGAAGGAATTCGAATCGTGGGGAAAGAAGAACAACTGGGACCAGGATATCGACATGGGTCGCATCACGAAGATGGCTCATCAGCACCAGCCGGGAGTGCTGGTTGTCGATCGATGGGTCAATGGTCAGTATGAAAACTATCTGACGCCTGAGAACAAGGTGCCGGAAAAGGCACTGAGCGTTCCATGGGAATCGTGCATCACCATGGCGACGAGCTGGTCATACGTGAAGACCGATAGGTATAAATCCGTGCGGGAGCTTGTTCAGCTGCTCGTCGACGTCGTTGCGAAAGGGGGGAACCTCCTGCTGAACATAGGGCCTTCGCCGGAAGGAGAGTGGTCTCCGGATGCATACGATCGGCTCAAAGGGATGGCAGCATGGATGAAGGTGAACAGCGAAGCGATCTATGGCACGAGGGCAATTGCGCCTTTCAAGGAAGGGAAGGTGTGCCTAACAAAAAAGAGAGACGGAGGTGCAGCCTACGCGATCTATCTCCCCGATTCGAAAGAAGATCGTCCACCACGAACGATTGCTCTCAAAGGTTTCCAGCCTGCCCCTGGAGCGGAAGTAACGATGCTCGGTGTGCTAGGGGCCCTACGGTGGAAACTAGAAGGAAAAGGCGTCGTGATTGAGATCCCCGACCGTGTGCAGCAGACGCCACCGTGCGATCACGCGTGGGTTATCAAGGTGTCGAAGGCCATGTAG
- a CDS encoding DUF4838 domain-containing protein, with protein sequence MNYPVVRFLAHLLALLGLVAGFASSKSARPVTITRAGKAVSCIVITRDASATDRKAAEELQKYIKAISGAQLRIKEGKEPKGSACIWIGSAGHSADFPFAPDWAKLEDDGFTIRSMGNRILIAGGRKRGSLYGVYTLLETFLGCRKFSPTVEVIPKRATISLPAIDITQVPKFLFRDAFWYDPAYMAWHKLDNHDEMFGLYVHTFARLVPPEKYFKEHPEYFTKTRAGRIPDGQLCLTNPDVERIVKDRLREYMAGNPGAQYWSISQNDTFNPCECDSCHTIDSLEGSKSGSLLSFVNRIAAEFPEKTISTLAYQYTRSAPKHIKPADNVNIMLCSIECNRSRPLETDTGSASFRRDVEEWTSLTKNIYLWDYVVQFRNLMSPFPNFRVLQPNIQYFAKRGITAMFEQGSGTLPNEFKELRTYLIAKLLWDPDIKVDSVMGDFLRGYYGKAAPFVRAYIDTMHNALERSGEELGIYGFPLPSRNGYLDTGRMDEYVALFDKAEEAVKSDTAMLQRVKIARLPSQFALLEQAKIYGTGERGFFERGEDGLWRPKPGMEFLLDAFVSRCKEYGIVALNEIGTTPDMYQTWTREFLTSSMKNHLALLKPVVLKDSASKKYHDGDESALTDGLKGLDDYHLNWLGFHGVDMEATIDLGSPKTITRMRSSFLQNINAWIFLPISVEYWISNDGQNFRRVVDIQRAIPQDRKGIWSVSYPAEIDPVEARYVRVKATSLKTCPNWHKGAGGLCWIFADEIIVE encoded by the coding sequence ATGAACTATCCCGTCGTTCGTTTCTTAGCACACCTTCTGGCTCTTCTCGGCCTCGTGGCCGGGTTCGCTTCCTCGAAATCGGCACGCCCTGTCACAATCACCCGCGCCGGCAAAGCCGTTTCATGCATCGTGATTACACGGGATGCTTCAGCGACGGACCGCAAAGCTGCCGAGGAATTGCAGAAGTACATCAAAGCGATTTCCGGAGCACAACTGAGAATCAAAGAGGGTAAAGAACCGAAGGGATCAGCATGTATCTGGATCGGAAGTGCGGGCCATAGCGCAGACTTCCCCTTTGCGCCCGATTGGGCAAAACTCGAGGATGACGGATTTACCATCAGATCAATGGGGAACCGGATCCTTATCGCCGGCGGCAGGAAGAGGGGCTCGTTGTATGGCGTGTATACACTCTTGGAGACTTTCCTCGGTTGCCGGAAGTTCAGTCCAACAGTCGAGGTAATTCCGAAGCGCGCAACAATCTCACTCCCGGCAATAGACATCACGCAGGTCCCGAAGTTCCTATTCCGCGACGCATTCTGGTACGATCCGGCATACATGGCATGGCATAAATTGGATAACCATGACGAGATGTTCGGCCTGTACGTTCACACATTTGCCCGCCTCGTCCCGCCCGAGAAGTACTTCAAAGAGCACCCCGAGTATTTTACGAAAACCCGCGCCGGAAGAATTCCGGACGGACAGCTCTGTCTGACCAACCCCGATGTCGAAAGAATCGTGAAAGACAGACTGCGGGAATATATGGCAGGCAATCCAGGGGCGCAATATTGGTCGATTTCCCAGAATGACACGTTCAATCCGTGCGAGTGCGATTCGTGCCACACCATCGACAGCCTCGAGGGTTCGAAGTCCGGAAGTCTCCTTTCCTTCGTGAACAGGATCGCGGCGGAATTTCCGGAGAAGACCATTTCGACGCTTGCCTATCAGTACACCCGGTCGGCACCGAAACACATCAAGCCCGCGGATAACGTCAACATTATGCTTTGCAGCATCGAGTGCAACCGGAGTCGGCCGCTCGAAACAGACACTGGCAGCGCTTCGTTCAGAAGGGATGTCGAAGAGTGGACTTCGTTGACGAAGAACATTTATCTCTGGGACTACGTCGTGCAGTTTCGCAACCTGATGAGTCCCTTTCCGAATTTCCGCGTCCTCCAGCCGAACATTCAGTACTTCGCCAAGCGCGGCATCACGGCGATGTTCGAACAGGGATCCGGAACACTTCCGAACGAGTTCAAAGAGCTGCGCACGTATCTCATCGCAAAACTCCTCTGGGATCCGGACATCAAGGTGGATTCGGTGATGGGCGACTTTCTGCGCGGGTACTACGGAAAGGCCGCGCCTTTCGTACGGGCATACATTGATACGATGCACAACGCTTTGGAACGCTCCGGCGAAGAACTTGGGATCTATGGGTTTCCTCTCCCCTCCAGGAACGGATACCTTGACACCGGCCGTATGGATGAATACGTCGCTCTGTTCGACAAAGCAGAAGAAGCTGTGAAGAGCGATACTGCAATGCTGCAACGAGTCAAGATCGCCCGCCTCCCGTCGCAGTTTGCTCTCTTGGAACAGGCAAAGATCTACGGGACCGGTGAACGAGGATTTTTCGAGAGGGGCGAGGATGGTCTCTGGCGCCCGAAGCCCGGCATGGAGTTCTTACTTGACGCATTTGTGAGCCGTTGCAAAGAGTACGGGATCGTGGCGCTGAATGAAATCGGTACAACTCCCGATATGTATCAGACCTGGACCCGTGAATTTCTGACCAGCAGCATGAAGAACCACCTGGCCCTTCTGAAACCTGTCGTACTGAAGGACTCGGCAAGCAAGAAGTATCACGACGGGGATGAAAGCGCTCTTACCGACGGGCTGAAGGGACTGGATGATTATCACCTCAACTGGCTCGGATTCCATGGAGTCGACATGGAAGCCACGATAGATCTTGGCTCGCCGAAGACCATCACGAGAATGAGGAGTAGTTTTCTGCAGAATATTAACGCGTGGATATTCCTTCCTATCAGCGTCGAGTATTGGATATCGAATGACGGTCAGAACTTCAGGCGAGTGGTAGACATTCAGAGGGCTATCCCGCAGGACAGGAAGGGGATCTGGAGCGTTTCCTACCCCGCCGAAATTGATCCCGTGGAGGCACGCTATGTGAGAGTGAAAGCGACAAGTCTGAAAACGTGTCCCAACTGGCACAAAGGGGCCGGCGGACTTTGCTGGATATTTGCGGATGAGATCATTGTCGAATAA
- a CDS encoding glycoside hydrolase family 97 protein, whose product MRHPVITRACSLLVLLELFLIGVSAGQDKNLSVKSPNGRSELRLDVGDRTTISIFHRGQVILPPSRISMDILQRQILGQNPEVKGTTPTSVKTTIQPVVAEKRKIIPDVYNELTISFKGDYGLKLRAYDDGVAYRFFTTIPGTLKVKNEELSLDLSPSDSVWFGEEKSFLSHSERDYKLIAVKDIADTQFCVLPAVLVEPNGLKIAISEADLMDYAGLYLRGNGATHPGLNAKFPPYPLEEQLVRDRTIKVTKAADYIAETRGVREFPWRVFAIAEKDGDIIENDIIYRLGSPLRLKETSWIKPGKVAWDWWNANNIYGVDFKSGINTETYKYYIDFVSRHKLEYVIFDEGWSNPGDLSKINPSMDMDKLFAFAKQKNVGIILWVTSKALDERMTESLDQFEKWGAKGIKVDFMQRDDQKMVNFYERTAIEAAKRHLLVDFHGAYKPTGFSRTFPHAMTREGVRGLENNKWATDLSPGHDVTLPFTRMFAGAMDYTPGAMRNATKENFRAVFTEPMTQGTRCHQLAMYVVYESPLQMLSDSPPQYEREPVILDFLSTVPTTWDDTKALNAKIGEYLTVARKKGSDWYVGSMTNWTPREFQISLAFLDAGTYEMTVFSDGINADHYAADYKKTSKNVTNADVISLNLAPGGGWVALIHKVH is encoded by the coding sequence ATGAGGCATCCAGTTATCACACGAGCATGTTCACTCCTCGTCCTTCTCGAACTCTTTCTGATCGGAGTTTCCGCCGGCCAGGACAAGAATCTCAGCGTGAAATCTCCTAATGGAAGAAGCGAACTCCGCCTGGACGTTGGCGATCGGACAACCATTTCAATCTTCCACCGGGGACAGGTGATTCTCCCACCATCGCGGATTTCAATGGACATCCTGCAGAGACAAATCCTGGGACAGAATCCAGAGGTCAAAGGAACGACACCGACATCGGTCAAAACTACGATACAACCGGTCGTCGCCGAAAAGCGGAAGATCATTCCAGACGTGTACAACGAGTTGACGATCAGTTTCAAGGGCGACTACGGACTAAAGCTTCGGGCTTATGATGACGGAGTGGCGTACCGATTCTTCACCACTATCCCGGGGACCCTCAAGGTGAAGAATGAAGAACTGAGTCTCGATCTCTCCCCTTCTGATTCAGTCTGGTTCGGCGAGGAAAAGAGCTTTCTTTCGCATTCTGAACGCGACTACAAACTGATCGCCGTGAAAGACATCGCCGATACTCAATTCTGTGTTCTGCCGGCCGTTCTTGTGGAGCCAAACGGATTGAAGATTGCGATATCCGAGGCAGATCTCATGGATTATGCGGGATTGTACTTGCGCGGGAATGGAGCGACGCACCCGGGACTCAACGCGAAATTTCCGCCGTATCCACTGGAAGAACAGCTCGTTCGGGACCGGACAATAAAAGTGACCAAGGCTGCAGACTACATCGCGGAGACCAGAGGAGTTCGGGAGTTTCCCTGGAGAGTTTTCGCCATCGCTGAGAAGGACGGGGATATCATCGAGAACGATATCATCTATCGTCTTGGCAGCCCTCTTCGGCTGAAGGAGACTTCCTGGATCAAACCGGGGAAGGTGGCTTGGGATTGGTGGAACGCGAACAATATTTACGGAGTGGATTTCAAGTCAGGGATCAATACAGAAACATACAAGTATTACATCGATTTCGTATCCCGGCATAAGCTGGAGTATGTTATCTTCGACGAGGGATGGTCAAACCCCGGTGACCTCTCGAAAATCAACCCTTCGATGGACATGGACAAGCTCTTTGCCTTCGCGAAGCAGAAGAACGTTGGGATCATCTTGTGGGTAACGTCGAAGGCACTCGACGAGCGCATGACCGAATCCCTTGATCAGTTTGAGAAATGGGGCGCCAAAGGAATCAAAGTAGATTTCATGCAGCGAGACGATCAGAAGATGGTGAACTTCTACGAACGGACTGCCATCGAGGCCGCGAAGCGCCACCTCCTGGTTGATTTCCACGGTGCGTACAAACCCACAGGATTCAGCCGCACCTTTCCTCACGCAATGACGCGTGAAGGTGTTCGCGGGCTTGAGAATAACAAATGGGCGACGGATCTGAGTCCCGGTCACGACGTGACTCTCCCCTTCACGCGCATGTTCGCGGGGGCGATGGATTACACGCCGGGTGCGATGAGAAACGCGACGAAAGAGAATTTCCGCGCTGTCTTCACCGAGCCGATGACCCAGGGGACACGGTGTCATCAACTTGCGATGTATGTGGTCTACGAAAGCCCGCTGCAAATGCTCTCCGACAGTCCGCCCCAGTACGAACGCGAACCGGTGATTCTGGACTTCCTGTCCACCGTGCCGACGACGTGGGACGATACGAAAGCGTTGAACGCGAAAATCGGAGAATACCTCACCGTTGCACGGAAGAAAGGGTCTGACTGGTATGTTGGATCAATGACGAACTGGACACCGCGAGAGTTCCAGATCAGCCTTGCCTTCCTCGATGCCGGGACATACGAAATGACAGTGTTCTCTGACGGAATCAATGCAGACCACTACGCTGCCGACTACAAGAAGACATCAAAGAACGTCACCAACGCAGATGTGATAAGCCTGAACCTTGCTCCGGGTGGAGGTTGGGTAGCGCTGATACACAAAGTACACTAA